TAACAACCACAGCAAGGACACGAGGGAGCCTATAGAGTCTGGAAGTTGAACAAGTTTTTGGCATTCATTCAGGTCAAGGGAAGACAAAGATGTTAAATTGCCTATTGAGTTGGGTATATGGGCTAACGATTTGCAATAAGAGGCATCTAGAGTCTTGAGCTccttcaaagaaccaatggattcaggtaattcttcaatggccgTAGATTTCAAATGCAGCTCtatcaatgatgtcaactttccgatcGAGTCTGGGATTTGTCTTAACGAATGGCATCCTAACAATAACAACCACTGTAAATACACAAGGGAGCCTATGGAttctggaagttgagcaagtttttgGCATTCATTCAGGTAAATGTGAGACAGAGATGTTAAATTGCCTATTGAGTTGGGTATGTGGGCTAACGATTTGCAATAAGAGGCATTTAGAATCTTGAGCTccttcaaagaaccaatggattcaggtaattcttcaataGCCGTAGATTTCAAATGCAGCTCtatcaatgatgtcaactttccgatcGAATCCGGGATTTGTCTCAATGAGTGGCATCCGACAATACAACCATGATAGAGACACGAGAGAGCCTATGGAGTCTGGAAGTTGAGTAAGTTTTTGGCAATTTCCCAGGTCAAGGTGAGACAGAGACTCTAAATCGCCTATTGAGTTGGGTATGTGGGCTAACGATGCACAATAAGAGGCATCTAGAGTCTTGAGCTTCTTTAGAGATCCAATGGATTCGGGTAACTCTTCAATGGCCATAGATTGCAAAGCCAACTCGGTGAATGATATTATCTTTCCGATCGAGTCTGGGAGTTGACTCAATGAGTGGCATCCTGACAATAACAACGTTGATAGAGACACGAGGGAGCCTATGGAGtttggaagttgagcaagtttttgGCATTCATTAGGTCAAGGAGAGACAGAGATGTTAAATTGCCTATTGAGTTGGGTATGGGCTAACGATTTGCAATAAGAGGCATCTAGAGTCTTGAGCTccttcaaagaaccaatggattcggtaattcttcaatggccgTAGATTTCAAATGCAACTCtatcaatgatgtcaactttccgatcGAATCCGGATTTGTCTCAATGAGTGGCATCCCGATAATACCAACCGAATTGATAGGACACGAGGGAGCCTATAGAgtctggaagttgagcaagtttatgGCATTCATTCAGGTCAAGGTAAGACAGAGATGTTAAATTGCCTATTGAATTGGGTATGTGGGCTAACGATTTGCAATAAGAGGCATCTAGAGTCTTGAGCTccttcaaagaaccaatggattcaggtaattcttcaatggccgTAGATTTCAAATCCAGCTCtatcaatgatgtcaactttccgatcGAATCCGGGATTTGTCTCAATGAGTGGCATTCGGATAATACTAACCCCGTAGATACAAAGGGAGCCTATGGATtcggaagttgagcaagtttttgGCATTCATTCAGGTCAAGGTGAGACAGAGATGTTAAATTGCCTATTGAGTTGGGTATGTGGGCTAACGATTTGCAATAAGAGGCATCTAGAATCTTGAGCTccttcaaagaaccaatggattcaggtaattcttcaatggcgAGATTTCAAATGCAACTTCtatcaatgatgtcaacttttcGATCGAGTTTGGGATTTGTCTCAACGAGCAGCATCCCGATAATGACAACCACCGTAGAGACACGAGGAGCCTATGGAGtccggaagttgagcaagttttgGCATTCATTCGGGGCTAAGTTCGACAAAGATGTTAAATTGCCTATTGAGTTGGGTATGCGGGCTAACGATTTGCAATAAGAGGCATCTAGAGTCTTGAGCTccttcaaagaaccaatggattcggtaattcttcaatggccgGTAGATTTCAAATGCAACTCtatcaatgatgtcaactttccgatcGAGTTTGGGATTTGTCTCAATGAGTGGCATCCGACAATACCAATCGTGATAGATACATGAGGGAGCCTATGGAGTCtcggaagttgagcaagtttttgACATTCATTCGAGGTCAAGATGAGACAGAGATGTTAAATTGCCTATTGAGTTGGGTATGTGGGCTAACGATTTGCAATAAGAGGCATCTAGAATCTTGAGCTccttcaaagaaccaatggattcaggtaattcttcaatggccgTAGATTTCAAATGCAGCTCtatcaatgatgtcaactttccgatcGAGTCTGGGATTTGTCTCAATGAGTGGCATCCGGACAATGACAACCACTGTAGATACACAAGGGAGCCTATGGAttctggaagttgagcaagtttttgGCATTCATTCAGGTCAAGGTGAGACAGAGATGTTAAATTGCCTATTGAGTTGGGTATGTGGGCTAACGATTTGCAATAAGAGGCATCTAGAGTCTTGAGCTccttcaaagaaccaatggattcaggtaattcttcaatggcgGTAGATTTCAAATCCAGCTCtatcaatgatgtcaactttccgatcGAGTCTGGGATTTGTCTTAACGAGTGGCATCCTGACAATAACAAGCACAATAGATACACGAGGAAGCCTATAGAGTCTGGAAGTTGAgcaattttttggcattttattaGGTTAAGGTGAGATAGAGATGTTAAATCACCTATTGAGTTGGGTATGTGGGCTAACGATGCACAATAAGAGGCATTTAGAGTCTTGAGCTTCTTCAAAGATCCAATGGATTCGGGTAATTCTTTAATTCCTGTGTTTGATAGGTTTAGCTGAGTTAATGATATAAGAGAGCCCAAGGATTCTGGAAGTCGAGCAAGTTGTCTACAATATGAGGCATCTAAAGTCTTCAGCTTTATCAAACAACCTCTTGAAATAGGAATTTCTCGTATATGAGTGTCACCTATGATTAGCTCCTTCAATTCTTTCATTCTACCTACTCCTAGCGTTAGCTCCTTCAATTTATGACACTTTTCAATAGTCAAGGTGACGAGGGTCTTAATGTCCTCGATAGAAGGATGAATCTCCTCTAGATCCTGACAATCATAAAGACACAAAGTCTTCAAGCTATTGAAAGCAGACAAGTCGGGAGTTGTTCTCAAAGCACAATTCGAAAGGAAAAGAACTTTGAGCTCCATTGCCAtctgaaagaaagagaagtcaCCATTTTGAgattggaccaaaaaaaaaaaaaaatacttgtgCTCCCTACTCCTTCACAGCtatcttatttaattttaaatgtttcTTTTCAGTAGTGTATTCACTAAGCTAGTATATAAATGTTTTTAAGCATATCATTGCAAAGAGAACATTAGGGATGTGAAAGTACTAACTACAATtatttgcaaataaaatttcatagcaactatcatatttattttttcaaagttATGACAATGatgttatttattaattagacatatgcaaattttattatcaaattacaaatGACAAAgtcaaatggaagaaaagagaTGCATTCACTCGGTGCTATGTTTTCCTTCAATATTATGAAGTCAAAGAGAAATGGCTACTTTAATTATAAAAAGCAATTTTTGAATGCTATATGTATAAGATATAAAAAAGGTGTtgcattaaaattatttaaatgccATTTCAAGGATAATTTTATTACTCATATAACATTACTACTTTATAAATGTGTTGTACGATGACTTCAACAATCAACAATAATAATGAATAAATATTGTGTGCAACAAGTCAAAGTAGTTCACAAATTATTTCCATTATTCTAAAAGTAACTatgaatttagaattttagtTTGTATGTTAAACACAAGTCATTGTGAGGGTTTTTGTCTCTCCATGAAAGAAGAGccatatatacatataacaaGAATTGCTAAAAAGACATACTTTTGCATGGGGAGAAATTAACTAGAAACCATACACAATTTAAAGTAAAGTTAAGATTGGCacaatattataattatatttttgatagatgttaattaatacaattaaaagagtttttattaGTAAGTCTGATGTTAAGCGTGACTAGTTGTTGAAATATTAAGAGGCAAAAGCTTCTAACATATTTAAGTGCCTATAAATTCCTCTTATGCTTAGAGGAAAATCCATTATATGAGAAAGGATTTTCAGAAGAAATAAAGGAGAACTTGGTACAATTGGGGCCGTTGATAACACGTggttatttttaaaagatatgCCTTCTCTACATCTTACCTTTACTGGGCCCCATCCTCCCCAGTCCTCCGAAATCTGACTATCCCCCAAGTCAAGCACGATTAATTTCTTTGGGTGAAAGTTAGCCTCTTCAAAATCCAAGCAACAATTATCCCATTCAAGCCATCTTAATTGAGGAAGAAAGTTGTGAAAATCTCCAGTGATGTTCACTccgctcaattgaaggaacctCAAGTTGGTCAATTGTTTAAAGTTCTCAACCGTGTAGCTTTCTCTCCCATCATCTTTGTCGAGACAAAGGGCCTCAATTTTACTTGTGCCCTAGAATTGAAAAACATTGTGGATCATATATTGGATGATGGGATGAGACTAACTATATACAAGAAAAGATGTATTATTTCAACTATGTTGTCATACTATAATGATGTGGGGTTCTCACCTTCGACTTCATGACATGATAGATTGTGGTTACATATTCCTTATCTAATCTATATAAAAATGTGAAGCTCAAGAGGGGGTCCCCCAATTTTCCTCTACCAATTATGCCCTTCACAATTTGCACGTTttaaatttccaaaagttgcATCCTTTCAAAATTACAATAGAAGGTCTCTCTTCATGCACACTCTACTTCAAATATATCTATCAAATCTCATGCCCTTTATTTGGGAAACAACAAAACCCTAATTCATATTCTTTATATGCGAAATAACATGGTTCTTACAATTCAAATACATCCATCAAACTTGCCATCAAAACATGTATCAATACTCAAGAATCCCAATTGTAGAATCCCCCTCTTTTTCTTATGTATCTTGTTTGCAATTCT
This genomic stretch from Eucalyptus grandis isolate ANBG69807.140 chromosome 3, ASM1654582v1, whole genome shotgun sequence harbors:
- the LOC104438642 gene encoding disease resistance protein RPV1-like; translated protein: MRWHHLMMHDQLRDFGREIVRQENQREPQKRSRLWNTKEAADVIYNNKGTSKIEALCLDKDDGRESYTVENFKQLTNLRFLQLSGVNITGDFHNFLPQLRWLEWDNCCLDFEEANFHPKKLIVLDLGDSQISEDWGGWGPVKMAMELKVLFLSNCALRTTPDLSAFNSLKTLCLYDCQDLEEIHPSIEDIKTLVTLTIEKCHKLKELTLGVGRMKELKELIIGDTHIREIPISRGCLIKLKTLDASYCRQLARLPESLGSLISLTQLNLSNTGIKELPESIGSLKKLKTLNASYCASLAHIPNSIGDLTSLSHLNLIKCQKIAQLPDSIGFLVYLLCLLLSGCHSLRQIPDSIGKLTSLIELDLKSTAIEELPESIGSLKELKTLDASYCKSLAHIPNSIGNLTSLSHLDLNECQKLAQLPESIGSLVYLQWLSLSGCHSLRQIPDSIGKLTSLIELHLKSTAIEELPESIGSLKELKILDASYCKSLAHIPNSIGNLTSLSHLDLE